Proteins from a single region of Cannabis sativa mitochondrion, complete genome:
- the rpl10 gene encoding ribosomal protein L10: MPFGRSSLQRESLLRVSGEERSPEILILFHASGLTSNQWRKLKNLWFPGRTLFRPSCCETGKKKRFFAQLAHSAGPTCILYLAEEASDRLEFLPSWDSMDQDLLLLYGQYRSTLVDHMDVEKASDFDELETSLFHFYLPSSYLCFVCSREE, from the coding sequence ATGCCATTCGGAAGAAGTAGTCTACAGAGGGAAAGCCTGTTACGAGTAAGTGGAGAGGAAAGATCTCCAGAGATTCTTATCTTATTCCATGCCAGTGGCTTGACCAGTAACCAATGGCGAAAACTAAAAAATTTATGGTTTCCCGGTAGAACCCTATTTCGCCCAAGTTGTTGCGAAACCGGAAAAAAGAAGCGGTTTTTCGCACAGCTTGCTCATAGTGCAGGTCCCACTTGTATATTGTATTTGGCCGAAGAAGCATCGGACAGGTTGGAGTTCTTACCTTCTTGGGACTCCATGGACCAAGATCTGCTTTTATTATATGGGCAATACCGATCTACTTTAGTAGATCATATGGATGTAGAAAAAGCTTCTGATTTTGATGAATTGGAAACATCTCTTTTCCATTTCTATTTACCTAGTTCATATCTTTGTTTCGTGTGTTCCCGGGAGGAATGA
- the nad9 gene encoding NADH dehydrogenase subunit 9, protein MDNQFIFKYSWETFPKKWVKKMERSEHGNRSDTNTDYPFQLLCFLKLHTYTRVQVSIDICGVDYPSRKRRFEVIYNLLSTRYNSRIRVQTSADEVTRISPVVSLFPSAGRWEREVWDMFGVSSINHPDLRRISTDYGFEGHPLRKDLPLSGYVEVRYDDPEKRVVSEPIEMTQEFRYFDFASPWEQHSDG, encoded by the coding sequence ATGGATAACCAATTCATTTTCAAATATAGTTGGGAGACTTTCCCCAAGAAATGGGTAAAAAAAATGGAAAGATCAGAACATGGGAATAGATCTGATACCAATACGGACTACCCATTTCAATTGTTGTGCTTTCTTAAATTGCATACCTATACAAGGGTTCAAGTTTCGATCGATATTTGTGGAGTGGATTATCCCTCTCGAAAACGAAGATTTGAAGTGATCTATAATTTACTGAGTACTCGGTATAACTCACGCATTCGTGTACAAACCAGTGCAGACGAAGTAACACGAATATCTCCGGTAGTCAGTCTATTTCCATCAGCCGGCCGGTGGGAGCGAGAAGTTTGGGATATGTTTGGTGTTTCTTCCATCAATCATCCGGATCTACGCCGTATATCAACAGATTATGGTTTCGAGGGTCATCCATTACGAAAAGACCTTCCTCTGAGTGGATATGTGGAAGTACGCTATGATGATCCAGAGAAACGTGTGGTTTCTGAACCCATTGAGATGACCCAAGAATTTCGCTATTTCGATTTTGCTAGTCCTTGGGAACAGCATAGCGACGGATAA